From Rhinatrema bivittatum chromosome 5, aRhiBiv1.1, whole genome shotgun sequence, the proteins below share one genomic window:
- the VAMP5 gene encoding vesicle-associated membrane protein 5 isoform X1, producing MSEALLSLMSKKLEHCQKEADEVAVIMLNNVNSVIERDGKLNDLEVRSEKLLDMSANFVKTAVKVERKTRWKTTKCKIIAGVVVVVIFILLIVVVVLIVHFS from the exons AGCAAGAAGCTGGAGCATTGTCAGAAGGAGGCAGATGAGGTGGCTGTAATTATGTTGAACAACGTCAACAGTGTGATAGAGCGGGATGGGAAGCTGAACGATCTGGAGGTGCGATCAGAGAAACTTCTAGACATG AGTGCCAACTTTGTCAAGACAGCTGTGAAGGTGGAGCGCAAGACGCGGTGGAAAACCACAAAGTGTAAGATCATTGCCGGAGTCGTGGTGGTAGTCATCTTCATCCTGCTTATTGTGGTCGTTGTCCTGATTGTTCATttctcatga
- the VAMP5 gene encoding vesicle-associated membrane protein 5 isoform X2 gives MSKKLEHCQKEADEVAVIMLNNVNSVIERDGKLNDLEVRSEKLLDMSANFVKTAVKVERKTRWKTTKCKIIAGVVVVVIFILLIVVVVLIVHFS, from the exons AGCAAGAAGCTGGAGCATTGTCAGAAGGAGGCAGATGAGGTGGCTGTAATTATGTTGAACAACGTCAACAGTGTGATAGAGCGGGATGGGAAGCTGAACGATCTGGAGGTGCGATCAGAGAAACTTCTAGACATG AGTGCCAACTTTGTCAAGACAGCTGTGAAGGTGGAGCGCAAGACGCGGTGGAAAACCACAAAGTGTAAGATCATTGCCGGAGTCGTGGTGGTAGTCATCTTCATCCTGCTTATTGTGGTCGTTGTCCTGATTGTTCATttctcatga